One genomic segment of Spirochaeta cellobiosiphila DSM 17781 includes these proteins:
- a CDS encoding KamA family radical SAM protein, with protein sequence MDYSRINKILDEKFELSSDEEQFFKEAHQNPHLPVGVSPYYMELAKKDPSDPIRKQFVPSVKELNFLSYESSDPLMEEKHHPLPRFIHRYPSRAIILTTDQCPTYCRHCFRRSFLGQSQGMITRYQTDQIAMYLASHKEVKEILITGGDPLMLSDPLLDYLLLKVKERRQDIVFRISTRMPVVLPSRVTARLVKILKKYSPLWFTVQFNHPRELTQESRDSIKLLIDSGIPIINQAVLLKGVNDNFVTLRDLYRGLVSCGIAAGYLLQPDLAIGTSHFRVSLDKGVGLTKALRKEMSALSVPTYAVDMPDGGGRIPLTGDWEISGRWYILHDALGRAFPYPLED encoded by the coding sequence ATGGACTATAGCCGAATCAATAAAATTTTAGATGAAAAGTTCGAGTTATCTTCTGATGAAGAGCAGTTTTTTAAAGAAGCACATCAGAATCCTCATCTCCCTGTTGGTGTTAGTCCCTATTATATGGAGCTGGCAAAAAAAGATCCTTCTGATCCTATAAGAAAACAATTTGTTCCTTCTGTAAAAGAATTGAACTTTCTAAGTTATGAATCTAGTGATCCCCTTATGGAAGAAAAACATCATCCCTTACCCCGGTTCATTCATCGCTACCCCTCACGGGCTATTATTTTGACAACTGACCAGTGTCCTACTTATTGCCGCCATTGTTTTAGAAGATCATTTCTTGGGCAATCACAGGGAATGATTACCCGGTATCAGACGGATCAAATTGCGATGTATTTAGCTAGTCACAAAGAGGTAAAGGAGATCTTGATTACCGGCGGTGATCCTCTTATGTTGAGTGATCCCCTTCTTGATTATCTATTATTAAAAGTCAAAGAGAGACGTCAGGATATTGTGTTTCGCATATCCACCAGAATGCCCGTTGTTCTCCCCAGTAGGGTAACCGCAAGATTAGTGAAAATCCTTAAAAAGTACTCCCCTCTGTGGTTTACTGTTCAATTTAACCACCCTAGAGAATTGACTCAGGAAAGTCGAGATAGCATTAAACTCCTCATAGATTCGGGTATTCCTATCATCAATCAGGCCGTATTACTGAAGGGAGTAAATGATAATTTTGTGACATTAAGAGATTTATATCGTGGGTTGGTGAGTTGTGGTATTGCCGCAGGTTATTTATTACAGCCGGATTTAGCCATTGGAACCAGTCATTTTCGGGTGTCTCTGGACAAGGGGGTAGGATTAACAAAAGCTCTTCGTAAAGAAATGAGTGCTTTGTCTGTCCCTACCTATGCCGTTGATATGCCCGATGGGGGGGGGCGTATTCCTCTTACCGGGGATTGGGAGATTAGTGGGCGATGGTATATTCTTCATGATGCATTAGGCAGGGCATTTCCTTATCCATTAGAGGATTAG
- the epsC gene encoding serine O-acetyltransferase EpsC has product MEPDLNLTELISNILRTYDEIGGINHLKGPNLPSRESIYSIIEDLESLVFPGFKQEVQLDAGAIPYFTTSRVAKAAGSLMREIKKSLFFKHRDEKNPPSREDLCKLSRIITCEFMNTLPSLRQRIHTDVYAAFQGDPAAKSIEEVILSYPGIEAIMVYRLAHELYLKQVPLIPRMMSEIIHGKTGIDIHPGAQIGEAFFIDHGTGVVIGETSRIGNNVKIYQGVTLGALSVKKNEADVKRHPTIEDNVTIYAGATILGGDTIIGADSTIGGNVWLVTSVPHHSKIYNQPIEYVIRRDTYEEPDFQI; this is encoded by the coding sequence ATGGAACCAGACCTGAACCTAACAGAACTAATCTCTAATATCCTGAGGACCTACGACGAAATCGGAGGTATCAACCACTTAAAAGGACCAAATCTACCTAGTCGAGAAAGTATCTACAGCATCATTGAAGATTTAGAGTCCTTAGTCTTTCCTGGTTTCAAGCAAGAAGTTCAACTTGATGCTGGAGCTATTCCTTATTTTACAACATCCCGTGTGGCCAAAGCTGCTGGGAGTTTGATGCGGGAAATAAAAAAAAGCCTTTTCTTTAAACACCGTGATGAAAAAAATCCTCCTTCCCGTGAGGATCTATGTAAACTATCGCGAATTATAACCTGTGAATTTATGAACACCCTACCTAGCTTAAGACAGCGGATCCATACAGATGTTTATGCAGCCTTCCAAGGAGATCCTGCGGCGAAAAGTATTGAGGAAGTCATACTAAGTTATCCTGGTATTGAAGCAATCATGGTATATCGCCTGGCACACGAACTCTATCTTAAGCAAGTTCCCCTCATACCAAGAATGATGAGTGAGATCATTCATGGCAAAACAGGAATTGATATACATCCTGGAGCACAGATAGGAGAAGCCTTCTTCATTGATCATGGAACGGGAGTCGTTATAGGAGAAACATCACGTATTGGTAATAATGTCAAAATATACCAAGGGGTGACCCTGGGAGCTCTCAGTGTTAAGAAAAATGAAGCGGATGTAAAACGTCACCCTACTATTGAGGACAATGTAACCATCTATGCGGGGGCCACAATACTAGGGGGGGATACGATTATAGGAGCAGATTCAACCATAGGAGGAAATGTTTGGTTAGTAACCTCCGTCCCCCATCATAGCAAAATATATAATCAACCCATTGAATATGTCATCCGTCGAGATACCTACGAAGAACCTGATTTCCAGATATAA
- a CDS encoding alpha/beta fold hydrolase, whose amino-acid sequence MKKSKGLLFALLVLSLSLFMGCETTKREEPSGITRQEIQDIISQAQDIQTPRGINERKEIEIGGIKQWISVRGRDRRNPVLLFIHGGPGTTEMPVSWFYQAPLEDYFTVVQWDQRGGGKSVGSNDQAAVIPTITYERMINDGEEVLSYLQKEYGKEKIFVLGHSWGTLIGLELALRHPDSLYAYIGMGQVLSTHENEVLGYQFALEEARRNNNEKAIQELESIAPYPEEDGSLAVQEVLIQRYWVSFYGGMTWGRTNLDYEYNLRLLSPDYTDKDLEADNEAVNVVLKLLPQLVDIDYRDITKLDVPLFLFSGRHDYAVPSAISAKWFEELQAPDKKLVWFEHSAHMMPMEQPGKFLLHLIQDVRPIAVKAGDAAPEDTPGLK is encoded by the coding sequence ATGAAAAAAAGCAAAGGCTTACTGTTCGCCTTATTAGTACTATCACTCTCCCTTTTCATGGGATGTGAGACAACAAAAAGGGAAGAACCTTCGGGCATTACTCGACAAGAGATACAGGACATTATCAGTCAAGCTCAAGATATACAGACACCAAGGGGTATCAATGAACGAAAAGAGATCGAGATCGGCGGCATCAAACAATGGATATCAGTTCGAGGTCGGGATCGCAGAAACCCAGTACTCCTTTTCATACATGGTGGACCAGGAACTACGGAGATGCCTGTAAGCTGGTTTTATCAGGCCCCTTTGGAAGATTACTTCACTGTAGTCCAGTGGGATCAAAGGGGGGGAGGAAAGTCTGTGGGGTCCAATGATCAAGCAGCAGTAATCCCAACAATCACCTATGAACGTATGATTAATGATGGAGAAGAGGTCCTTTCCTATCTACAAAAGGAATATGGAAAAGAAAAGATCTTCGTTCTCGGTCATTCCTGGGGAACTCTTATTGGACTGGAATTAGCCCTAAGACATCCCGATAGTCTGTATGCTTATATTGGAATGGGACAGGTTCTCTCAACACATGAGAATGAAGTCCTGGGCTATCAATTTGCCTTGGAAGAAGCACGTCGGAATAATAATGAAAAGGCTATTCAAGAACTTGAGTCTATCGCCCCCTACCCCGAAGAGGATGGATCACTGGCGGTACAAGAGGTTCTTATTCAAAGATATTGGGTATCATTCTATGGCGGTATGACATGGGGACGTACAAATCTAGATTATGAATATAATCTTCGTCTTCTGTCGCCGGATTATACTGATAAGGATCTGGAAGCAGACAATGAAGCGGTCAATGTTGTTTTAAAATTGCTCCCTCAATTAGTTGATATAGACTATAGGGACATAACAAAACTTGATGTTCCCCTGTTTCTCTTTTCCGGGCGCCACGATTATGCAGTACCGTCTGCTATATCTGCCAAATGGTTTGAAGAGCTACAGGCGCCAGACAAAAAACTTGTCTGGTTTGAACATTCAGCTCACATGATGCCTATGGAACAGCCAGGTAAATTTCTCTTACACTTAATCCAGGATGTCAGACCGATTGCTGTCAAGGCTGGAGATGCGGCTCCAGAAGATACACCAGGGCTGAAATAG
- a CDS encoding MerR family transcriptional regulator, with amino-acid sequence MNIGELAQKAGVSKDTLRYYEKLGLLGEVERGPNSYRDYSERYVATVQVIKRSKDLGFTLREIKTFLDGIMSGSMTFRDFERTLQEKIDEIEGGIASLWKNLAALKGIQSTCPKGESILSFLD; translated from the coding sequence ATGAATATTGGTGAACTAGCACAGAAGGCAGGTGTATCCAAAGATACTTTGCGTTATTACGAGAAGTTGGGACTATTAGGGGAGGTTGAACGAGGGCCAAACAGTTATAGAGACTATTCTGAACGTTATGTTGCTACCGTACAAGTGATTAAACGCTCTAAAGATTTGGGTTTCACCTTGAGGGAAATTAAGACTTTCCTGGATGGTATCATGTCTGGATCCATGACTTTCCGTGATTTTGAAAGAACATTACAAGAGAAGATTGATGAGATCGAAGGGGGGATTGCTTCCTTATGGAAGAATTTAGCAGCGTTGAAAGGTATTCAGAGTACTTGTCCGAAAGGAGAATCTATTCTCTCCTTTTTGGATTAA
- a CDS encoding NAD-dependent epimerase/dehydratase family protein, which yields MEAIVFGASGFIGSHVAQQLKEVGYHVTGIIRKSSDSHFLETLGITIERLDFSSDDQLFQSMRKKALVYNCIAAVTATDEAILRETEIELPRRIIRAAAKGGVAGYIQLSSIIAYGPHMPDSPLNENFTPRPKDLLDRISWERELAVKEECHKRNVPFVILEPVTTIGSRDKHSALHQLFLGHKKGEFPLVKDGESRMSGIDTRDIGRAMAWIGDNMDILKGETLITKGYDFQWKELKSLLDEFWGIKAKEGKLNFHLLYPLSFLLEKIMKNPPVTRALLLALGKNKIYDDTKIRNLGFKTIYTVQDSLKYALNTIN from the coding sequence ATGGAAGCTATTGTATTTGGGGCCAGCGGTTTTATAGGAAGCCATGTAGCCCAGCAATTAAAAGAAGTCGGATATCATGTCACCGGAATTATTAGAAAAAGCAGTGACAGTCATTTTCTGGAAACCCTCGGTATCACCATTGAAAGGCTAGATTTTTCTTCAGACGATCAACTGTTTCAGAGTATGAGGAAAAAGGCTCTGGTCTACAACTGCATAGCAGCAGTAACGGCCACAGATGAGGCAATCCTACGAGAGACAGAAATAGAATTGCCTCGCCGTATCATAAGGGCCGCAGCCAAAGGAGGAGTTGCTGGATATATTCAGCTGAGCTCCATCATCGCCTACGGGCCCCACATGCCTGACAGCCCTCTCAATGAAAACTTCACACCCCGCCCCAAAGATTTGCTTGATAGAATATCATGGGAACGGGAACTCGCAGTGAAAGAAGAATGTCATAAGAGAAACGTACCCTTTGTTATCCTTGAACCGGTCACGACTATTGGCTCAAGAGATAAGCACTCCGCACTACACCAGCTTTTCCTCGGACACAAAAAGGGGGAGTTCCCCCTTGTGAAGGATGGTGAAAGCAGAATGTCAGGAATCGATACAAGAGATATAGGTAGAGCGATGGCATGGATAGGCGATAATATGGATATTCTCAAAGGAGAAACCCTGATCACAAAGGGGTATGATTTTCAATGGAAAGAGCTGAAATCTCTTTTGGACGAATTCTGGGGAATAAAGGCAAAAGAAGGAAAATTGAATTTTCACTTGCTCTATCCTTTAAGCTTTCTTCTAGAGAAAATCATGAAGAATCCCCCTGTCACAAGAGCACTGCTTCTGGCCCTCGGCAAAAATAAGATCTACGATGATACTAAGATACGGAATCTGGGGTTCAAAACTATTTACACAGTCCAAGACTCTCTCAAGTACGCCTTGAATACGATTAATTAA
- a CDS encoding SPOR domain-containing protein, with translation MDQNNKPLIIFISAITALILLAAVAAFWYYPQVKDSDQAIFASAPAPEEITTQDDVMEWVRNPETIPSEENFEQKPESEESKDLVITYDVKEEGNKDKVIEPIVPDEIKQVQPAAVQKTAPVQNTPKPKVEPKPAPQQTIRVTEHWIQVASYTDRYRADETKKTLEENDVPVTVFTKTSGDKTYFRVRIGPYSNSAEAEKYLDWVKGLEGFGESYVTKVYVEKTLN, from the coding sequence ATGGATCAGAACAATAAGCCACTAATTATATTTATATCAGCTATCACAGCGTTGATATTGTTGGCTGCAGTCGCCGCCTTCTGGTATTACCCTCAAGTAAAGGATTCTGATCAGGCTATTTTTGCCTCAGCCCCAGCTCCTGAAGAAATCACAACCCAGGATGACGTGATGGAGTGGGTTCGTAACCCAGAGACAATCCCCTCGGAAGAGAACTTTGAGCAGAAACCAGAATCAGAAGAATCCAAAGACTTAGTCATCACCTATGATGTCAAAGAAGAGGGAAATAAAGACAAGGTCATAGAACCTATTGTCCCTGATGAAATAAAGCAAGTTCAACCAGCGGCTGTACAAAAAACAGCACCTGTTCAGAATACTCCCAAGCCTAAGGTAGAACCTAAACCGGCACCTCAACAAACCATTCGTGTAACAGAACACTGGATTCAAGTGGCAAGTTACACTGATAGGTACAGAGCTGATGAGACCAAGAAAACTCTGGAAGAGAATGATGTTCCCGTAACTGTATTTACTAAAACATCAGGGGACAAAACCTACTTTAGAGTCCGAATAGGTCCTTATAGCAATTCTGCTGAAGCTGAAAAATACCTGGATTGGGTTAAAGGTCTAGAGGGCTTTGGTGAAAGTTATGTGACTAAGGTCTATGTTGAGAAGACTTTAAACTAA
- the coaE gene encoding dephospho-CoA kinase (Dephospho-CoA kinase (CoaE) performs the final step in coenzyme A biosynthesis.), with translation MVIGVTGLSCSGKSKIAEYLQGKGYKEIDVDALGHQALVNSKEEVVKRFGPSILDETNQVNRKVLGSIVFNDPEKLIALESIVHPQMVQICKDIVEQSQETVVINAALLYKMKLHVLCDFVFFVTAPYLRRFMRCMKRDHISIIQVYRRFKTQRGLFSQASLADTDIYRVDNRGSFSKTKAILDSLLIKKGLVSFHGSEQ, from the coding sequence ATGGTCATAGGTGTTACAGGATTATCTTGTTCCGGGAAAAGTAAAATAGCAGAGTATCTACAAGGCAAAGGCTACAAAGAGATTGATGTGGATGCCTTAGGACATCAAGCTTTGGTTAATAGTAAAGAGGAAGTGGTCAAGCGATTTGGTCCCTCCATCTTGGATGAGACGAATCAGGTCAACCGAAAAGTACTAGGATCTATTGTATTCAATGATCCTGAAAAACTCATTGCCCTAGAAAGTATTGTACACCCGCAAATGGTGCAGATATGCAAAGATATCGTTGAACAATCACAAGAAACGGTTGTAATTAACGCGGCTCTTTTATATAAGATGAAGCTCCATGTATTATGTGACTTTGTTTTCTTTGTTACGGCTCCTTATCTAAGGCGTTTTATGAGATGTATGAAAAGAGACCACATCAGTATCATTCAAGTCTATAGACGATTTAAGACGCAAAGAGGATTATTCTCTCAAGCCTCTTTGGCAGATACCGATATTTATAGAGTAGATAATCGGGGGAGTTTTTCAAAAACCAAAGCGATTCTTGACTCCCTACTTATTAAAAAAGGATTGGTATCGTTCCATGGATCAGAACAATAA
- the polA gene encoding DNA polymerase I: protein MKKIYILDGFGLIFRSYFAFMRSPLYSPDGRNVSAIFGFYRTLFSLFDSYNIKNFVVALDSKDPTFRKQLYNDYKANREAAPDDLVDQIPTILEILKELKIPSIEASGYEADDVIATLCRQIETDGDTGFIISSDKDLMQLVNDNIYMLRSSKSGGFEQIDAGGVVEDKGVNPDQILDLLALMGDSADNIPGVKGVGPKTASKLLAEHTTLEGIYENIDSVKGKMKEKLLEGRDSAYLSRQLAELKFDVPVSYDSSIDFELHNKGAVAKKFLDMGMKSLAEYLGSEEVPTVQGGLSSEKGEYQLILTKQELESFLSELRSVDLLSLDVETDNIDAMSAHPVGLCFSIQSKTGYYLPFKAPDTECLREDFVKRMLKNALNREDLRIIGQNIKYDYKVLKRWGLELEHLYFDTMIAAWLLDSTRNSFSMDSLAEDFLGYKTVHFKDLLPKGGTFDEVPLDKALEYAAEDADITLRLYEYLEPELRKNGFWELFEQLEMPLVKMLGDMEYRGIQLDADQLSTFRFELETELVKIEEEIYKLCGKEFNIKSTQQLQTILFEERGLKPIKKTKTGYSTDSSVLEELAKEDPVPERILRHRMLSKLKSTYVDTLPELINRDTNRVHTHFIQTGTATGRLSSKDPNLQNIPIKELEGRRIRQAFVPKEGYKFISADYSQIELVVLAHLSGDEALSEAFKTGEDIHSRTASLIFDVVPELVAPGQRRIAKTINFGVMYGMSAFRLSRELGIPRKDADKFINSYFETYNKIKDFISITVKEGEQQGGVRTMLGHYRKLAGINSRNKTEKNSAERIAINTPIQGSAADIVKTAMLKLDSNLKSSGYDAQILLQVHDELILECVDSDVDKVSQLVKDTMESAITLSIPLRATVENGTSWGELH, encoded by the coding sequence ATGAAAAAAATATATATACTCGATGGTTTTGGATTAATATTCCGATCCTATTTTGCTTTTATGCGAAGTCCTTTATATAGTCCTGATGGTCGAAATGTTTCGGCGATCTTTGGTTTTTACCGGACTCTTTTCTCTTTATTTGATTCCTATAATATTAAAAATTTTGTAGTGGCCTTAGATTCCAAAGATCCTACTTTTAGAAAACAATTGTACAATGATTACAAGGCCAATAGAGAAGCCGCCCCTGATGATCTGGTAGATCAGATTCCCACCATCCTCGAAATCCTAAAAGAATTAAAAATTCCTTCTATAGAAGCTTCTGGGTATGAAGCGGATGATGTTATTGCTACCTTGTGTCGACAAATCGAAACAGACGGGGATACTGGTTTCATTATATCCAGTGATAAGGACCTAATGCAGTTAGTAAATGACAACATCTATATGCTTCGTTCTTCCAAAAGTGGTGGTTTCGAACAAATAGATGCGGGAGGGGTGGTAGAAGATAAGGGTGTTAACCCAGATCAAATCTTGGATCTCTTAGCCCTCATGGGGGATAGTGCAGATAATATTCCCGGTGTTAAAGGAGTCGGTCCTAAAACCGCTTCCAAACTATTAGCAGAGCACACAACTCTTGAAGGGATATATGAAAATATTGATTCTGTTAAAGGAAAGATGAAGGAGAAGCTGCTGGAAGGCAGGGACAGTGCCTATTTAAGCCGTCAATTAGCAGAGTTAAAGTTTGATGTTCCTGTAAGTTATGATAGTTCTATAGATTTTGAACTCCATAATAAAGGGGCTGTGGCTAAAAAGTTTTTAGATATGGGAATGAAGTCTTTGGCTGAATATCTAGGTAGTGAAGAGGTGCCTACTGTTCAAGGAGGCCTATCCTCAGAGAAGGGAGAGTATCAATTAATCCTGACAAAACAGGAGTTGGAAAGCTTCTTAAGTGAATTACGTTCAGTAGATTTATTATCCCTCGACGTTGAGACTGATAATATAGATGCTATGTCAGCCCATCCTGTTGGTCTGTGTTTTTCTATTCAGTCCAAGACCGGTTACTATCTGCCCTTTAAAGCTCCGGATACGGAATGCTTAAGGGAAGATTTTGTAAAACGTATGCTGAAAAATGCTCTTAATCGTGAAGATCTCAGGATTATTGGGCAAAACATTAAATACGATTACAAAGTCCTCAAAAGATGGGGACTGGAACTGGAGCACCTGTATTTTGATACAATGATAGCCGCCTGGTTATTAGACTCAACTCGTAATTCCTTTTCTATGGATAGCTTGGCTGAGGACTTCCTGGGGTATAAAACAGTACATTTCAAAGATCTCCTACCCAAGGGAGGAACTTTTGATGAGGTTCCCTTGGATAAAGCCCTAGAGTACGCCGCAGAAGATGCGGATATCACATTACGTCTCTATGAATATCTGGAACCTGAACTTAGAAAGAATGGTTTTTGGGAGCTCTTTGAACAATTAGAGATGCCTTTGGTTAAGATGTTAGGTGATATGGAATACAGAGGAATTCAGCTAGATGCAGATCAGTTGAGTACATTCCGTTTTGAATTGGAAACAGAATTAGTCAAAATCGAAGAAGAAATTTACAAGCTTTGCGGCAAAGAATTTAATATTAAGTCCACTCAGCAATTACAAACCATCTTATTTGAAGAAAGAGGCTTAAAGCCTATTAAAAAAACAAAGACAGGTTATTCAACAGACTCCTCCGTATTGGAAGAATTAGCGAAAGAAGATCCTGTTCCTGAGAGAATATTACGACACAGGATGTTAAGCAAACTTAAGTCTACCTATGTTGATACCCTTCCTGAATTGATCAATAGAGATACCAATAGGGTCCATACTCATTTTATTCAGACGGGAACAGCAACAGGTAGGCTCTCCAGTAAAGATCCTAACTTACAAAATATCCCTATTAAGGAATTAGAAGGGCGTCGTATTCGACAGGCCTTTGTTCCTAAAGAAGGTTATAAGTTCATATCTGCTGACTATAGTCAAATCGAGTTGGTTGTTCTGGCCCATTTATCAGGGGATGAAGCCTTAAGTGAAGCCTTTAAAACGGGAGAAGATATTCACTCAAGAACAGCTAGTTTGATCTTTGATGTGGTACCTGAATTAGTCGCTCCTGGACAACGTCGGATAGCTAAAACCATTAACTTTGGCGTCATGTATGGGATGAGTGCTTTCCGTTTGAGCCGTGAGTTAGGTATACCCCGAAAGGATGCGGACAAATTTATCAATTCCTATTTTGAGACCTACAATAAGATAAAAGACTTCATTAGTATCACAGTAAAAGAAGGGGAACAGCAAGGTGGTGTAAGGACCATGCTGGGCCACTATAGAAAACTGGCTGGTATTAATAGTAGAAATAAAACAGAAAAGAACAGTGCCGAACGAATAGCTATTAACACTCCCATACAGGGAAGTGCTGCGGATATTGTTAAAACGGCCATGTTAAAACTAGATAGTAATCTAAAATCCTCAGGATACGATGCTCAAATATTATTACAAGTACATGATGAATTAATACTGGAATGTGTTGATAGTGACGTGGATAAAGTGTCCCAATTAGTTAAAGATACCATGGAAAGTGCTATTACTTTATCTATCCCTTTAAGAGCTACTGTTGAAAATGGCACTAGTTGGGGAGAACTTCACTAA
- the flgN gene encoding flagellar export chaperone FlgN gives MSLSQEELDQRVAILTRLRENLEKQRDKFKEYLRVLDVEEVSIKAGDIEKLEKQVMFEKSIVNEIYSFQKVIKPLEDMYTLAYPSRTSEISSLKDSLTSLQEEVLDRNARNRSLLKERMVEIRNKIQSVKVPPKRKSVYGGKNEASPHMIDIST, from the coding sequence ATGTCCCTATCCCAGGAAGAGCTAGATCAACGGGTTGCTATACTAACGAGACTACGGGAAAATCTCGAAAAACAAAGGGACAAGTTCAAAGAATATCTGCGTGTTCTTGATGTGGAAGAAGTTTCCATCAAAGCAGGGGATATTGAGAAGCTGGAAAAGCAAGTCATGTTTGAAAAAAGCATTGTTAATGAAATCTACAGTTTTCAAAAGGTTATTAAGCCCCTTGAAGATATGTACACATTAGCCTATCCTTCCCGTACAAGTGAGATATCTTCATTGAAAGATTCACTTACTTCTCTTCAGGAAGAGGTTTTGGATAGGAATGCTCGCAACCGTAGTCTATTAAAAGAACGAATGGTTGAGATACGCAATAAGATTCAATCAGTCAAAGTTCCTCCTAAGAGAAAATCAGTCTACGGGGGAAAAAATGAGGCTTCGCCTCATATGATTGACATCTCAACATGA
- the fliS gene encoding flagellar export chaperone FliS has product MRNNALNAYKQTKVKTAGQGKLIVMLYDEAIRQMDKAVELLESESKSFDKVNAAIIKAQDVFTELMVGLDFEKGGDIANNLLNLYMFFNQELVSANIEKNSGKIKHICKMATDLRSAWDQISNTAVSEDSRTTSGVNIAG; this is encoded by the coding sequence ATGCGAAATAATGCATTGAATGCCTATAAGCAGACTAAAGTTAAAACAGCCGGTCAGGGAAAGCTGATTGTTATGCTCTATGACGAAGCTATCCGACAAATGGATAAAGCTGTAGAGCTTCTTGAATCAGAGTCAAAGTCCTTTGATAAGGTTAATGCTGCCATTATAAAGGCTCAGGATGTTTTTACCGAGTTAATGGTTGGTCTGGATTTTGAGAAAGGCGGTGATATTGCTAACAATTTACTGAACTTGTATATGTTCTTTAACCAGGAATTGGTATCTGCCAATATAGAGAAGAATTCAGGAAAAATAAAACATATTTGTAAAATGGCCACAGATCTGCGAAGTGCCTGGGATCAAATATCAAATACGGCTGTATCAGAAGATTCGCGTACCACTAGTGGTGTCAATATCGCTGGTTAA